A stretch of the Leptidea sinapis chromosome 17, ilLepSina1.1, whole genome shotgun sequence genome encodes the following:
- the LOC126969013 gene encoding COP9 signalosome complex subunit 8: MITNFDKLCGELEKQELEAPNGVAPAATYAQLLAIYLYQNDLCNAKFLWKRIPQNITSSNPEISAIWAVGQKLWKKDLPRMYQALAAYHWVEPVATIMRALEERARERALNLIGKSYSSISIESVLAVTGLSKEAVLQICRERKWELDDDGVTVRPVPPVQPTPLHTSSEDQLFKLTDFVTFLES; the protein is encoded by the exons ATGATTACAAATTTTGATAAACTGTGCGGTGAGCTTGAGAAACAAGAGCTAGAG gCTCCCAATGGTGTGGCACCAGCAGCAACATATGCTCAATTACtagcaatttatttatatcagaaTGATTT GTGTAATGCTAAATTCCTATGGAAGAGAATACCTCAGAACATCACATCTAGTAATCCGgagatttcagcaatttgggcAGTTGGACAAAAATTATGGAAGAAGGATTTACCAAGAATGTATCAAGCACTTGCTGCCTACCATTGGGTGGAGCCAGTTGCAACTATTATGAGGGCTCTTGAAG AAAGAGCACGAGAAAGAGCATTGAATCTAATAGGAAAATCATACAGTTCGATATCAATTGAATCAGTTCTGGCAGTGACAGGCCTGAGCAAGGAGGCTGTGCTGCAAATTTGCAGAGAACGAAAGTGGGAGCTTGATGATGACGGTGTAACAGTCCGACCAGTACCTCCAGTTCAGCCCACTCCGTTACATACATCTAGTGAAGACCAACTGTTCAAGCTGACCGACTTTGTAACATTCTTAGAGAGCTAA